GGGGGTGGTGTTGGATTGATCGACACCCCACCGACCTATCCCGATGAAAGGGGCACACCCGTGGCCAACATCGCCGCTGTGACCGACGCCGAGTTCGAGGCGCAGGTCCTCAAGTCCGACAAGCCCGTCCTCGTGGACTTCTGGGCGGAGTGGTGCGGTCCGTGCCGCCAGGTCGCCCCGATCCTCGACGAGCTGAACGCCGAGCACGGTGAGAAGCTCACCTTCCTCAAGATGAACGTCGACGAGAACCCGGTGACCCCCTCGTCCTACCGCGTCACCGGCATCCCGACCATCAACGTCTACCAGGGCGGCGAGGTCGTGAAGTCCATCGTCGGCGCCAAGCCCAAGGCCGCGCTCCTCAAGGAGCTCGAAGGCATCATCTGAGACGTCCCCAGTCGCCGGAGGCGGTCCGCACCGATCCGATCGGGCGGGCCGCCTTGTGCGTGGGGCGCACGACGCCCCACATGCGCTCG
This sequence is a window from Nocardioides sp. S5. Protein-coding genes within it:
- the trxA gene encoding thioredoxin, coding for MANIAAVTDAEFEAQVLKSDKPVLVDFWAEWCGPCRQVAPILDELNAEHGEKLTFLKMNVDENPVTPSSYRVTGIPTINVYQGGEVVKSIVGAKPKAALLKELEGII